A stretch of Microtus pennsylvanicus isolate mMicPen1 chromosome 5, mMicPen1.hap1, whole genome shotgun sequence DNA encodes these proteins:
- the LOC142851374 gene encoding secretoglobin family 2A member 2-like, with protein sequence MKLVLVFLLAAIPIYCYASSGCHAMDDVIAQTINSSVSVAEYQGVVKSYAPLPYDQKALGKLKQCFLDQSEETLANVIVLANTIYDSKDCPQSA encoded by the exons ATGAAGCTGGTCCTGGTCTTCTTGCTGGCCGCCATCCCCATTTACTGCTATGCCA gttctggctgccATGCAATGGATGACGTCATTGCACAGACTATTAACTCATCAGTGTCTGTGGCTGAGTATCAGGGCGTGGTTAAGTCATATGCACCTCTTCCTTATGACCAAAAGGCTTTGGGCAAATTGAAACAATGTTTCCTGGACCAATCTGAGGAGACTCTGGCCAATGTTATAGTGTTGGCG AATACCATATACGACAGTAAAGACTGTCCACAGTCTGCCTAA